A part of Amycolatopsis lurida genomic DNA contains:
- a CDS encoding ABC transporter ATP-binding protein codes for MNTPRLKVLWSFARPHKGALAIGLLLALLGSAAGLATPMVTKWVLDSLGSSASLAGPVLALAGLMVIGAVIWLAQWILLGTVGERVVLKARESMVRRFFRATIPAITKRPTGELVTRVTSDTVLLREAASSSVIGLINGVVMLVGTLVLMSVLDPVLLATTVAAVLVVIALFTWLMPAIAKEQEKAQDRVGRLGGVLEGALRAIRTVKASRAEARQSERILVDAEAAAAHGVRAVRREAVAWVVAWTGIQAATLVILGLGAWRVDAGLLEVSSLIAFLLYAFALMEPITELSQNMTALQAGIAAAGRIREMDALEVEEDRVPTRTKPSGEQSGPVLELRGVTAGYGGDPALRDVSLEIPRRGHTAIVGPSGAGKTTMLSLIMRFVRPESGSLLLDGREYADLPYADVRARLAYVEQETPIVPGTIRENLLFTHPDATEDEVRRALEEVRLSDKIAALDDGLDTPLSSTSVSGGERQRIALARAILRTPDVVLLDEATAQVDGRTESAIHDCIRRLAREGAVVTVAHRLSTVIDADTIVVMEDGRVRASGSHEHLLATDTLYRELVEALRIAGEGAPVPG; via the coding sequence ATGAATACTCCACGATTGAAGGTGCTGTGGTCGTTCGCGCGACCACACAAGGGGGCACTCGCGATCGGTTTGCTGCTCGCCCTGCTCGGTTCGGCGGCCGGTCTCGCCACACCCATGGTCACGAAGTGGGTGCTCGACTCGCTCGGTTCGTCGGCGTCGCTGGCGGGTCCGGTGCTGGCGTTGGCGGGCCTGATGGTGATCGGCGCGGTGATCTGGCTGGCGCAATGGATCCTGCTCGGCACCGTCGGCGAGCGAGTGGTGCTGAAGGCACGGGAATCGATGGTGCGGCGGTTCTTCCGCGCGACGATCCCGGCGATCACGAAACGACCGACGGGGGAGCTGGTCACCCGCGTCACCTCGGACACGGTGCTGCTGCGCGAGGCGGCGTCGTCCAGCGTGATCGGCCTGATCAACGGCGTGGTGATGCTCGTCGGCACCCTGGTGCTGATGAGCGTGCTCGACCCGGTGCTGCTGGCGACGACGGTGGCGGCGGTGCTCGTGGTGATCGCGTTGTTCACGTGGCTCATGCCTGCCATCGCGAAGGAACAGGAGAAAGCACAGGACCGCGTCGGCCGTCTCGGTGGCGTCCTCGAAGGCGCGCTGCGGGCGATCCGCACGGTGAAGGCCAGCCGCGCCGAAGCCCGGCAGTCCGAGCGGATCCTGGTCGACGCGGAAGCCGCCGCCGCGCACGGTGTCCGCGCGGTGCGACGGGAGGCCGTCGCCTGGGTGGTGGCCTGGACGGGTATCCAGGCCGCGACCCTGGTGATCCTCGGCCTCGGCGCCTGGCGGGTCGACGCGGGCCTGCTTGAAGTGTCGAGCCTCATCGCGTTCCTGCTGTACGCGTTCGCGCTGATGGAGCCGATCACCGAACTGAGCCAGAACATGACCGCGTTGCAGGCGGGGATCGCCGCGGCCGGGCGGATCCGGGAGATGGACGCGCTCGAGGTGGAAGAGGACCGGGTGCCCACCCGGACGAAGCCGTCGGGTGAGCAGAGCGGCCCGGTGCTGGAACTGCGCGGGGTGACCGCGGGCTACGGCGGCGATCCGGCACTGCGGGACGTGTCGCTGGAGATCCCGAGACGCGGGCACACCGCGATCGTCGGGCCGTCCGGTGCGGGCAAGACCACGATGCTGTCGCTGATCATGCGATTCGTGCGACCGGAGTCCGGTTCACTGCTGCTGGACGGACGCGAGTACGCGGACCTGCCGTATGCGGATGTGCGGGCCCGGCTGGCCTACGTCGAACAAGAGACGCCGATCGTGCCGGGGACGATTCGGGAGAACCTGCTCTTCACCCATCCCGACGCGACCGAGGACGAGGTGCGGCGGGCGCTCGAAGAAGTCCGGCTGAGCGACAAGATCGCCGCGCTGGACGACGGACTGGACACGCCGCTTTCGTCGACGTCGGTGTCCGGTGGGGAACGCCAGCGGATCGCGCTGGCCAGGGCGATCCTGCGCACGCCGGACGTGGTGCTGCTGGACGAGGCGACCGCACAGGTCGACGGCCGGACCGAGAGCGCGATCCACGACTGCATCCGGCGACTGGCGCGCGAGGGCGCCGTGGTCACCGTGGCGCACCGGCTGTCCACGGTGATCGACGCGGACACCATCGTGGTGATGGAGGACGGCCGCGTCCGGGCGAGCGGCAGCCACGAGCACCTGCTCGCCACCGACACGCTGTACCGGGAACTGGTGGAGGCGCTGCGGATCGCGGGGGAGGGCGCTCCGGTGCCCGGCTGA